In the Populus trichocarpa isolate Nisqually-1 chromosome 1, P.trichocarpa_v4.1, whole genome shotgun sequence genome, TGCATCCGCTCATCAAGCCATGATTCAGATATGTGGAGAATCAAACGATCACCATCAGCCCTTCGAACCCAATCCCTGTCAGATTTTTTATTCAGGGTATGCACTTCCTGTTCGTAGTCTTTTATTCCCTTGGCAAACTCATCACAAAGGTCTTCCAACAACTTTCtagattttctctctctttccatcTCTTTCAAAGCATTAGAAAAGGAGGATTTCACTTCAGAAAGCTCCCGGGCTAATTTCCTGTGTAGGCTCTCTGATCGTTTTCTTAACTTCCTCTCATCTTCCAGCTCATCCCTGAGAGACTGGATAGCAGCATGCAAACGTTCCTGCTCCTTACTCTTCTGAACTAGTTTATCTTCAGCAATTTGCTTCATTAAATCATCTATCTCATGCCGGTCTGCTTGCTGATACCGAAGTAGTTCTTTAATCCTGATACGGGCATGGTCTAGCTCAATCTTCAATGCTTTTATCAATGACACATTAGAAACATGCTGTTCTTCAAGGCTCCATATTCGATTCAATACTTTTAGTAATTCTGTGGATGTTTTGAGACTATAATGTGACTCACCAATCCTTCCTTTGAAGTCCAACGAGCTGGAAGGAGTGACTGCAGGGTTATAAGGTGCCACCTGTATAAGAAAGACATGTCAATTTATGAGGAAGGCATAACGAGGCTAATTGTTTCTCTGGAAGGAAGCATAttggcaaaaaaagaaaaattatacagAAAAAGACAAGATGAAAGTTGAAGAAATAGCAGGTGCTACAGTCAACCATATATACTGGTAAACCTGTTTGTAAACAATTATATGTAGAAAAAGCCACAGACTGGAATATTAGAGGAGGATCACaatagaaattgaaattttaaagctCTGGTAATGTTGCCACCTCCTCCATCCCCCTTCCCAGCCTCTTTCCAGGAGATCAGGGAATAAAAGACAGAGCAAAAACTAAGGAATTcgaaattttaagaaaatggaACTGAGATGTTATCATTCATATAACTCACCAGATAAAAATCTATCATTGTGAAtaatatcacataaatcaaagagaGGGGGACAGGATGAAACTATATACTTGCCCATATACTCTAGTTAATCGATGCAAAGAGGAACTAAAATCGGGGGGCTCAAACAAAAAACTTCATGTAATTTGAGGAATGTGGTATAATGCCCTAGCAGCTTCTGTAGGATTAACCATGGACTCATGGTTAGATAATCAGTCTTCCTTTTGCTACTCAAAACAACTTTTACTGCACTACTGaatcaagaaaaccaaaatttgtTTCATAACAGAATCACAGTTTATACAAGCTCTGTGTATTCTGCAGGCAGTTAGTGAAAATACATCGATGCTTACCTCCATAGAACTACCATAACTTGCTGGAGATACAGGTTGTAGAGCATGGTTACTTCTTTCAATTGATCGATGATGCTGAATCAGAGATGCAGCAATATGTCTCCTTAAACTGCCTGCACTTTCTGGCTGGTTAAGAAATGACATCAAGATTAGCAGCAGAAAAGAGCACTGCATTGTTACAGATTCAAAATTAGGATCAAGTTAATGCACATCAGGCGGGACagttgaaaaaatcaattaactaaCAAACCTGTTAGTTTGCAAAGATGGTCATTGTTGGCAAGTTTGGAGTCGCACTAAATATAGTGCACATTAAGGATTCATGAAATATTTAGAGCTCTCAAAAAGGctttccggttttttttttttttttaagtattgaatGACTAAAGTTGGATTAGCTAAGATGAATATCCAAATAACAAGAGTGGAATTCTTCACCAAGACATTGCCAATTTATAAATAACCATAATTGACGGTTATTCTGCAGAAAATATAACAATTGGAGAGCACAACAAACGGTCAAAAAACTATAGGAAACAAAGAGTAGCATTGCATAAAAAACAACCGAAGCAATGATAAGAACCTATCTtaacaaataaattagataTTCTCCTCCATATAAACCAATctgtacaaaaaaataatcgaacTTTACATAGAAAAAGACGCAAACTTTGAATAAGTCAAAAgacactaaaaataattattttcatcaatCAAAACAGGGACTAACAATCTATGctctttgacaaaaaaattcaactaagaGAAGGAGCTCCATAAACTAAACCTTATCAACCATCCAGTAATAAGagaacaaataattaatcaatacaTAATTTCCCAAAACATAACCTTTCTTCCATTATAAATACAATAAGTATAACACAAGTTAGAATCAAATATAACACCCCGAAATTCAACAACCAATCAGcatcatcaaagaaaagaaaaggctaccGAATATACAAACAAATTATAAGCATATGTATATACCTGATCAGGAGAACTAGGAGAAGGGTCAGCCAAGAAATGAGAGAGGTCAAGTCccttttccttgaaaaaatgtTGCCGCTTTTCGTGGCGGCGCAACCTagaatcaccaccaccaccaccaccattagtAAGATGCACACCCTTGTGCATTTTAGAGACTCAAGGCAAGTAATGGTGAAATTCCCAGGGAGCAGCAGCAAGCTTTCTAGCAGAAACAACAACAGTACAATTGCTATTGTTAAAAAGTAAAGGAGGGGGGCCAGGGGGCTCTTCATGCTCCTCTTGATGACTATTGGTAGTGGTTTTGTCAATGATGCTAACATGCGCAGTAGGTAAAGGTTTCCAAAGTCTAACTGGAGTGCAAGAAAAAGGGCCCACTCTTTTCCCTACCAAGACACCTCTCTTCAACTTTTCCCTCAATCTTTCCTCCTTTTCTGCTGCCCCTTCTCcacttttccttttcatttttttttttttattattattctctctTGGTAGCGTCTTGGTTTTTTTAGCTCATtcttttaggttgttttttttttttttttttttgcaatgggaTTTTCTTTGGTGGTCAGTTTATAAGGTTGGATGGAGagaaaattttgttgtttttatgttgttgtttCGGAGTTGCAGTgagtttttgtgtgtgtgtgtgtgtgtgtgatctGCATGGAtaaaaagaggacaaaaagggTGGTGATcatggaaagagagagaagggggCAAAGTGTTGGATTCCCTGTCGATGAGTTTTAGATTGGGTCACCCGCGAATTTGTGACTGTTGTTCCTCCTAGGAAAGGGgtaatttctttcctttatttttggaattgaatttcttttaaaaaaaactttaataattttcaGTTTCAATAATCAGGGTATCATGGAGTTGGGTTTTGTGTATCGAGCGACGTTTCAAACAAGACATTATTAATAATACCTGGTACTGATGGAAGGCTTCTGTTTATAAAGAACAGGATTAAGAATACTTACAAGGTCACCTCTCTCACTGAAATTTGGTGTCAACTGTCAAGATTGGTTCTCGATTGTGCTCACTGTCCAAAAAATTtcataacttgatttttttgaaataatttgttatttagttaaatgttaaaaaataaatgataacgAAATGTCAGGATATTTTTTGAATGCCAATCCAATGACAGTATATTtcacaaaacattgtagataacaactgagttttttatttttttaattcagtatgttcattgagattttttaatattattgatattaattaaaaaattaaattatttcacGTACCAAatgattgaaacaaaaaaaccaatatgAGATTGTGAATTAACCCATGAAGCCAAGCTTTACAATTTGTGATTTTGACGGTAATATAGCAATAGCAATATGCTTTGAAGAgtgaaatacttttttatataaaaaaaacctcaactcAAGTTAAGTTTTgtttcgtagtttttttttagctataataaaattaagcttGGGTTAATTTTCTAATTCGCAACCCGGGAAACTGTAGACAtgggttcaattaaaaaaatttaattttcaaccaatttaatattaaaagataaaattgaaaaaaaagttctCAAGTTAAAAAACttaccaaagttttttttaaaaaaaatgcaataaaaagaaatggcaTCAAatctgaaagaagaaaaaaaatggagggtgaaattgaaagaaaaaaataaaaaaatatctcaaataaaaaaaaattaaatcaaaagaatgaaaaccgAATCTAAaagagtgaaaaaataaaagagaatgaaattaaaaaaaaattaattttagaaattaattcaaCTAAAGCAatgggaattaaaaaaaaataaaggatgatatccaaagaaaataaacttaagGGATGATATGCAAATTTAGAGGGTCGGGTGCGGATTTATAAgtggaagagaaaagaaaaaaagaaaagaaagctagCGCCTCACTAGAAATCTAGCCACCACATGTGCCtaacaaggaggaggaggaggccaAGATTAATCGAATTACACGGCagaataaattttttgaccACCAGAATTAGTCACACACGTCACCAAAATACAATGAAGCAACTGATGCATACATGATACAACACATGCAtcggtagttttttttttgttgtatttttttatgaaaataccaCTTTGCCTCTATAATCAAATAGTTATAACGAAAAATACCTTCATGAATTGACGAATAAGCCCATGTAGcaaaactattgaaaaaaattccaagGGCAAGTCACTATTCTatagcaaaaaatataaaatatataaaaaaaaccctccaacATAGctaagtgtgtttttttttgcgATAAAGTATTTTAACTATTccaaaatagagaaaagacCAACATGCCTCTCACACAATTATAGAATAACAAATGGACCAAGCAAAAAGACCATTTTATCATTGGGACACAatattgcatgatttttttgaatgacAAAACCATCAATTCACTATTACAATCCATGGTAAATCAAGACATGTGTAAAGTATTTTTCCCAaatgttttaggtttttgtaatatattattaattattttttgcggtctattttaaagaaagagtagattaaaatttattatccattaaaaataataatgataaaaatatctccacataaaatttatattctctatttacattaactttttttaaaaaaataaacttagaaaACAATCGATAAGATAATAGTAGTTGCTTCGTGCTTACCATGAAGGTGGAGGAATTGGAACATCACTTCCACTAGCTTAATTGTATGTGTATCCTTTGTGTGTTAGATACTTGgactttattatatatttatttttgttgttgtatttgtttttagtgataGAACTCATcactaaaaccaaaaaatacatcaacaaaaatataaatttattatttttaatcttatatttttttattttaaagaattataccacacaacaaataaatagaaacgaaaaaaacaaaatcacccgTAGTCTTGCATATCTATGGATCCTGCTGCTCTCTAGAAAATTACTATGAAGTACCTTGAATCATGAAAAGgaacacctaaaaaaataaagcagaaGTAGGAGACgaataaaatattcttcaagTCCCATTTCCGGGGCAGGCAATGAGTAGAAACACAGGGGGTAGGACTGCTTTATCATACTGTTTAACCTTTTGATTTCGAACATGCTGTGATTAATGCGAATAATAGTTAAATTTGAGTAGATATTTAAAAGAATGATAATTAACTCAATATCCACTacaataaagaaataatttggCCATCACAATAAAGTTTTTAACTAGCTTTTATGTGAGATATAAATATTAACAATCAACTTATAATCACACAGTTTTAAAATCTTGTCTGGCCTACGAGTTGATCTGGAAATTAATTAACCAGAGACTTGAACCaaactagatttaaaaaaatttaggagaAGTCACAACCCGATGTGACCCAGCTGACCCGACCGGTTGACCTGGTGACCCAGCAAAACCCGGTTAAAAATCTGGTTGTAACttgttgactattttttttattttttatcaaaacaacgtcattttgatttataaaaaaatataattaacctgaataattaaaaaaaaacctataattcGAGTTTTGAGCTATGTCAACCATCAGGCAGGGTTCAAAACTCTGCTTATGATGTCTTCATATCCAAATACATGCAAATATTGTTGAACCAAAATCCTAATAATAAGAATGGATATCCACAAGTCTATGGAAATTGAGATTCTTGATAGATCTCCAAATTCCTCCAATCATTTGATTGGTGGTTTCCACGTGTGTTTTCTCTGTCGGATCCATCAATCAACAATTAATGAATTTTAGGCATGTGAATTTCGAAGTACTTATATAATCCTAAAATATTTAGGTGAAAACTAGTTTACTCGCTATTGTTATGTTGCGATATAGtgtgaaataaaaaagtttaaagtaatagaaaattatttgatattattattaaatttaatttatttaattaattttaaatttaaatttttttgatttaattcacTATCTAgcttatgtttaaaattaactcatttgAGAGTTATACTAACAAGACTCATTTGACTTGACAGGTtccaaaataatccaaataatTGATAAAGAACATggtttctctttaaaaaaatttaagatgatgtttttttttaatatttaaacgataaaatattaaatcaacttAAGTTTCATAgcttaacctgtcaaacttgcAACCCGAATCATGGACTCCATAAAGTTTAacagctttattttttaaaaagatattttcacttaatgatatgataaaataaaaatagacactaaaaaaattaagcatcaatcaaatatcgaggtgtttatttgagattgagataacctcataaaaaacaaatcgaaataAAGCATGAAGACCaactcaaaatcaactaaatgatgaaggattaaattaaaaaaaatatataaaaaaggattcaatttaaagaaaaaaaactggaagatgaaattaaaaagaaaaaaaatgatggaccCAGCAGGTCAACCTTGAAATCTTTCAACCCGACTCCTTACCTATCACAAGTTTAGAATGAACTCGCGTAGTGATTGTCTTAATGTAACCCTGTCGAGTTGATGGGTACATAGACAACTTAGACAATTGGTAAAGAATgtgatttgactttaaaaaaaactcaagatgacatcttttttcatatcaaaactaAGATATGTTGGATCGACATGGACTTTACCGCTTAATCCATTAAATCCATGATTCGGATCATGGACTCAACTAGTTTAACAAGgaaaatttaactattttatatttaatgagatgataacaaaaatagtagCTCAAAAAATTAAACGTCAACTAAACATGAAGATgcttgtttgagattgtaataatttaatagaaagcaaacaaaaaacaattatgaagaacaatataaaattaaaaaaaaattaaatgataaaattaaaaaaaatattaattgaaaaaaagaaagtccttcaaatttttgtttgatattgcaataatttaataaaaactaaactaaaataaatagaaaccaaaccaaaatttttttaaaaaaataatataaagtgaaagaaatactaaagaatttttttttaaaaaataaataaataaaaggacagATGACTCCGGACAGTGAAGGGTTTTATACCAGTTGTGTTTTTAGTAAAAGGAGATAATGAAGCTACTTATAGAGTTCCGGGCCCAAGTAGAGAGTAGTACCCAAGTCCGGGCCCAGCACTtttcaagtaattaaaaaacaatagagtTGACAGTCATAAAGACTGTCCAGGCCTAATCTGGTTTGGGCTCAGGAATTAGGCTTGATGGTTTGGGCTCAGGAATTAGCAGAAgacatttttttgttcttctcgAAGACCATGCTATTTTTACCGATTTCTTTTACCCCATATATTCAGGGGAACATATTGTAAATAACTTCAAAATCAGGGGTATTTCACGCCCGTGTCTACTGGATTATACATCCCGCAGATCGTCCAGGAGTCATCATCACCTTCCTTCTTCGAAAAACAAATAGCTGTTCTCTTACCATTTATTTTTCCACGAataacttgttttctttttcaccgCCGAAAATGGCATATCTAAAGACCAGTCACCTCGAGCTCCTGGACACCATAATTCGAGCTCGGTCTGTTATTTACCGAGCCACAGCTTTGATCAAGTTAGGATCAACTGGGCCTAGTGCAGGAAATACACACTAAGCTCGGCACAGTCCATTTTCAATTAGTTGGACCAAGTTCCATTAGGTAGTCTTCGAGTAAAGATGGGATGGGTATCTACTATCTATATGCTGGAAGATATAAATTTTCgaattcaaaaacaacaagagtcgtctaaaaaatcatatttgagatttaagttttttttttataatcaaatctcattgtgattatgaaaaaaatatcttttgtaTTTATGAAACAAGTGTTTAGCTGTGAAGGCaagcaagaaatgaaaaggagtgaCCACCTTTTCCTATCAGTCCAAAAGATCAAATAGTTcga is a window encoding:
- the LOC7479281 gene encoding uncharacterized protein At5g41620 isoform X2; this encodes MHKGVHLTNGGGGGGDSRLRRHEKRQHFFKEKGLDLSHFLADPSPSSPDQPESAGSLRRHIAASLIQHHRSIERSNHALQPVSPASYGSSMEVAPYNPAVTPSSSLDFKGRIGESHYSLKTSTELLKVLNRIWSLEEQHVSNVSLIKALKIELDHARIRIKELLRYQQADRHEIDDLMKQIAEDKLVQKSKEQERLHAAIQSLRDELEDERKLRKRSESLHRKLARELSEVKSSFSNALKEMERERKSRKLLEDLCDEFAKGIKDYEQEVHTLNKKSDRDWVRRADGDRLILHISESWLDERMQMRLEEAQHGFSENNSIVDKLGFEIETFLKTKRMGNSKSSNNVLPRERRNSMESVPLNETVSAPQDVGDEQDSTGSDSHCFKHNRPGNDDFHLHGDEAVAGHTDEMEKSTRTKKKLASRERSRCQNPSNLQVKFEEHKAQAMPCNGNKKSEVMELEGVKTGEGNPTEVSISRRSENCDATEGGSLERKSKVDEIHGSNSNYVIDNLIRSHISSSEAVNLHLENDAGEASCSYPPRRYASPVRQWMSKLTSPDLDISESSTKPPPNLKENTLKAKLLEARSKGPRSRLRIFKGSS
- the LOC7479281 gene encoding uncharacterized protein At5g41620 isoform X1; this translates as MHKGVHLTNGGGGGGDSRLRRHEKRQHFFKEKGLDLSHFLADPSPSSPDQCSFLLLILMSFLNQPESAGSLRRHIAASLIQHHRSIERSNHALQPVSPASYGSSMEVAPYNPAVTPSSSLDFKGRIGESHYSLKTSTELLKVLNRIWSLEEQHVSNVSLIKALKIELDHARIRIKELLRYQQADRHEIDDLMKQIAEDKLVQKSKEQERLHAAIQSLRDELEDERKLRKRSESLHRKLARELSEVKSSFSNALKEMERERKSRKLLEDLCDEFAKGIKDYEQEVHTLNKKSDRDWVRRADGDRLILHISESWLDERMQMRLEEAQHGFSENNSIVDKLGFEIETFLKTKRMGNSKSSNNVLPRERRNSMESVPLNETVSAPQDVGDEQDSTGSDSHCFKHNRPGNDDFHLHGDEAVAGHTDEMEKSTRTKKKLASRERSRCQNPSNLQVKFEEHKAQAMPCNGNKKSEVMELEGVKTGEGNPTEVSISRRSENCDATEGGSLERKSKVDEIHGSNSNYVIDNLIRSHISSSEAVNLHLENDAGEASCSYPPRRYASPVRQWMSKLTSPDLDISESSTKPPPNLKENTLKAKLLEARSKGPRSRLRIFKGSS